One genomic region from Drosophila busckii strain San Diego stock center, stock number 13000-0081.31 chromosome 3R, ASM1175060v1, whole genome shotgun sequence encodes:
- the LOC108602037 gene encoding uncharacterized protein LOC108602037 has protein sequence MLDYILKVAAEANMQLTQQMLNLSDYESVFSIQGKPILPPLLSPERRLEMQQYRLAAMAVEQQLPRRPKQQSKTNKHMQQQLPQVAQTGDRVDASTSTEFELETPATSLTVLGRFKQQLQLSETLIYDNKCNAIIKRVRSPPRQLQQLQYEQQPKLQLALVKPAPEAGTLESSSLELLLEKAKPLPLLQPEPEPEPVPCKAKQRLKLERVQQRRQLKEDNSILPLIDSSRLLQQNIIKMERHRERLQRSLTQPAMHANIYHKPYQVERRERLHSSLWKRFHTYPIYNCHSMERAAPSSPNGGSSLALFLPCAAAARRSAPPMEQQLQPHASSTPSKQQRAAPAASSPQKLIYYRPAAVKRATATPSYAAHASSHANDSASKMSSTQRRLSYDPRATLKRSSLPRKSAGSSSNLKSTPTPTPAATEPPSSTADSSSIIEAATPTTIELQSESSSSSELKRRKLLEEMEQQQRKRFQQLVAQQADEQQRMQNEFQAQQQLIMDQLLGELSSYDSAKQATSTDDSVQTSSLFHSCLEQEQQAMDIARALYSESSEPSLEKED, from the exons ATGTTggattatatattaaaagtagCCGCCGAGGCGAATATGCAATTGACACAACAAATGCTCAACCTGAGCGACTACGAATCGGTGTTTAGCATTCAAGGCAAACCCATACTGCCGCCATTG ttgTCACCAGAGCGTCGCCTGGAGATGCAACAATATCGCTTGGCGGCCATGGCcgtagagcagcagctgccacgcaGACCGAAGCAGCAATCGAAGACAAACAagcatatgcagcagcagttgccacaaGTGGCACAGACTGGAGACAGAGTAGATGCCAGCACTAGCACTGAATTCGAGCTGGAGACGCCAGCAACGTCGCTGACTGTGCTGGGAcgctttaagcagcagctgcagctatcaGAGACGCTGATCTAcgacaacaaatgcaatgcaataatCAAGCGAGTGAGATCGCCGCCTAgacagttgcaacaattgcaatacgagcagcagcccaagctgCAATTGGCCTTGGTAAAGCCAGCACCAGAGGCGGGCACACTGGAGAGCAGCTcactggagctgctgctggagaagGCAAagccactgccgctgctgcagccagaGCCGGAACCGGAGCCAGTGCCATGCAAGGCCAAGCAGCGTTTAAAGCTTGAGCGAGTGCAGCAGCGCCGACAGCTCAAGGAAGACAACAGCATCTTGCCACTGATCGACAGCTCGcgtttgttgcaacaaaatataattaagatGGAGCGACATCGCGAGCGACTGCAACGTTCGTTGACACAGCCCGCAATGCATGCGAATATTTATCATAAGCCGTATCAGGTGGAGCGACGCGAGCGTTTGCATTCCTCGCTGTGGAAACGTTTTCATACCTATCCCATTTACAATTGTCACAGCATGGAGCGCGCTGCGCCCAGCTCACCCAATGGCGGCAGCAGTCTTGCCTTGTTTTTGCCCTGCGCTGCCGCCGCACGCAGATCAGCGCCGCccatggagcagcagctgcagccacacGCAAGCTCAACgcccagcaagcagcagcgagctGCGCCGGCTGCGAGCTCGCCACAGAAGTTGATCTACTATAGACCAGCAGCTGTGAAGCGAgccactgccacgcccagctaTGCAGCTCACGCCTCCAGTCATGCCAACGACAGCGCCAGCAAAATGAGCAGCACTCAGCGTCGGCTCAGCTACGATCCGCGTGCCACGCTCAAGCGCAGCTCATTGCCTCGAAAatctgctggcagcagcagcaacttaaagtCCACGCCCACGCCTACGCCAGCGGCAACTGAGCCGCCCAGCAGCACTGCCGACAGCTCTAGCATCATAgaagctgccacgcccactacaATTGAGTTGCAGTCCGAGTCCAGCAGCAGTTCCGAGCTTAAGCGCCGCAAGCTCCTCGAAGAAatggagcaacagcagcgcaagcgTTTCCAGCAACTCGTAGCCCAACAGGCAGACGAACAGCAGCGCATGCAAAATGAATTccaagctcagcagcagctcatcatgGACCAGCTGCTTGGCGAGCTGAGCAGCTATGACAGCGCCAAGCAAGCAACATCAACTGACGACAGCGTGCAGACCAGTTCACTGTTCCACAGCTGcctggagcaggagcagcaagcGATGGATATCGCTAGAGCTTTGTACTCGGAATCATCGGAGCCATCGCTGGAGAAAGAAGATTAG